A genomic stretch from Pseudomonas mendocina includes:
- a CDS encoding fumarylacetoacetate hydrolase family protein encodes MKLASLNQGRDGVLVVVSRDLQRAVQVPTIAATLQAALDDWQHTRPKLEAVYERLNDGLEARAFGFDQQSCHSPLPRAYHWADGSAYVNHVELVRKARGAEMPESFWHDPLMYQGGADSFIPPHSPILMADEAWGIDLEAELAVVTDDVPMGVSAAEAAGHIQLLMLVNDVSLRNLIPGELAKGFGFYQSKPSSSFSPVAITPDELGEHWREGKVHRPLVSHINGTLFGRPDAGVDMTFNFPTLLAHAAKTRPLGSGTIIGSGTVSNYDRSAGSSCLAEKRMLEIIEQGEAQTPFLKFGDRLRIEMFDTAGNSLFGAIDQVVQRYEG; translated from the coding sequence ATGAAACTCGCTTCTCTCAATCAAGGTCGTGACGGTGTGCTGGTGGTGGTTTCGCGGGATTTACAGCGGGCCGTTCAAGTTCCAACGATTGCCGCTACGTTGCAGGCTGCATTGGATGATTGGCAGCACACCCGACCCAAGCTGGAAGCTGTCTATGAGCGTCTGAATGATGGCCTGGAGGCGCGGGCCTTCGGATTTGACCAGCAATCCTGCCACAGCCCTTTACCCAGGGCTTACCACTGGGCCGATGGTAGCGCCTACGTGAATCATGTTGAGCTGGTGCGTAAGGCCCGTGGGGCTGAGATGCCGGAGAGTTTCTGGCACGACCCGCTGATGTATCAGGGCGGTGCCGATTCCTTCATCCCGCCACATAGCCCGATTTTGATGGCGGATGAAGCGTGGGGCATTGACCTCGAAGCTGAACTGGCGGTGGTTACTGATGACGTGCCAATGGGCGTCAGTGCAGCGGAGGCCGCAGGCCATATCCAGCTGCTGATGCTGGTTAACGATGTGTCCCTGCGTAACCTGATTCCCGGTGAATTAGCCAAGGGCTTCGGTTTCTATCAGAGCAAGCCATCCTCCAGTTTTTCTCCGGTTGCGATTACCCCAGATGAATTGGGGGAGCATTGGCGGGAAGGCAAGGTGCACCGACCTTTGGTCAGCCACATCAACGGGACGCTTTTCGGTCGGCCCGATGCAGGCGTTGATATGACCTTCAACTTCCCGACGCTGCTGGCCCACGCCGCAAAAACACGCCCCTTGGGTAGCGGCACCATCATCGGCTCGGGCACCGTTTCCAACTATGACCGCAGCGCAGGCTCCAGCTGTCTGGCTGAAAAACGCATGTTGGAGATTATCGAGCAGGGCGAGGCACAGACGCCATTTCTGAAGTTTGGTGACCGGTTGCGTATTGAGATGTTTGATACCGCTGGCAACAGCCTGTTTGGTGCAATTGACCAGGTGGTCCAGCGCTATGAGGGCTGA
- the maiA gene encoding maleylacetoacetate isomerase: MRAELTLYGYWRSSAAYRVRIALNLKGLAYEQVPVHLLKDGGQQHSDAYLQLNPQGLVPLLVDEGNGGVRIAQSLAILEYLDERFAGPPLLPEDSVRRAQVRALALHIACDLHPITNLRVLQYLADELNLSEPVRTDWYLHWLHRGLAAVEDGLAVFKDELSLGEQPGYLEACLIPQLYNARRYHVDLNAYPRLLAVANRCEPLDAFRQAAPEVQPDAP; the protein is encoded by the coding sequence ATGAGGGCTGAGCTGACGCTATACGGCTACTGGCGTTCCAGTGCAGCGTATCGGGTGCGGATTGCTTTGAATCTGAAAGGTCTCGCCTATGAGCAGGTGCCTGTGCACCTGCTCAAGGACGGTGGCCAGCAGCACAGCGACGCGTACCTCCAGCTCAATCCTCAAGGGTTAGTTCCTCTGCTGGTCGATGAAGGCAATGGCGGGGTACGCATTGCCCAATCGTTGGCGATTCTGGAATATCTGGATGAGCGTTTCGCTGGGCCGCCGCTGTTGCCGGAAGATTCGGTGCGGCGGGCTCAAGTACGGGCATTGGCGCTGCATATTGCGTGTGATTTGCACCCGATCACAAACTTGAGAGTACTTCAGTACCTTGCAGATGAACTGAACCTTTCAGAACCGGTCAGAACCGATTGGTATCTGCACTGGCTTCATCGCGGTTTAGCAGCGGTGGAGGATGGACTAGCCGTGTTCAAGGATGAGTTGTCTTTGGGCGAGCAGCCAGGTTACCTGGAGGCTTGTCTCATTCCTCAGCTTTACAACGCCCGTCGTTATCACGTCGATCTGAATGCCTATCCGCGTTTGCTGGCAGTGGCTAACCGCTGTGAGCCGTTGGATGCGTTCAGACAGGCCGCGCCGGAGGTTCAACCGGACGCTCCGTAA
- a CDS encoding amino acid permease, translating to MQHETSDTGQLKRGLKNRHIQLIALGGAIGTGLFLGSAGVLKSAGPSMILGYAFCGFIAFLIMRQLGEMIVEEPVAGSFSHFAHKYWGRFGGFLSGWNCWVLYVLVGMSELTAVGKYIHFWWPEIPTWATAAAFFVLVNAINLANVKFFGEAEFWFAMIKVVAVVGMIVLGCWLLFSGAGGEQATVTNLWSHGGFFPNGIMGLVLAMTFIMFSFGGLEMLGFTAAEAENPKKVIPKAINQVIWRILIFYIGALVVLLSLSPWDSLLQSISSAGDDYSGSPFVKIFSLIGHDAAAHILNFVVLMAALSVYNSGTYCNGRMLLGLAEQGDAPRALAKVDKRGVPVRALLVSALVTGLAVGVNYLVPKNALELLMSLVVATLVINWAMISYSHLKFRQHQIRTGQHSSFKALFYPVGNYLVLAFVLFMLTVMLMTPGIRVSVFAIPVWLIVVGIFYWIKVSRSTAGATRNAADFQTS from the coding sequence ATGCAGCATGAGACCTCCGATACCGGCCAGTTAAAACGCGGCCTGAAAAACCGACATATTCAGTTGATTGCTTTAGGGGGCGCCATTGGCACGGGCTTGTTTCTAGGTTCGGCTGGTGTGCTTAAGTCCGCCGGGCCTTCAATGATTCTCGGTTATGCCTTTTGCGGATTTATTGCGTTCCTGATCATGCGCCAGCTCGGCGAGATGATTGTTGAGGAGCCTGTCGCGGGTTCTTTCAGTCACTTCGCCCACAAATACTGGGGACGCTTCGGTGGCTTTTTGTCCGGCTGGAACTGTTGGGTGTTGTATGTGCTGGTGGGCATGTCGGAGCTGACAGCCGTCGGCAAATACATTCATTTCTGGTGGCCAGAGATTCCCACCTGGGCAACCGCTGCTGCCTTTTTTGTGCTGGTTAATGCCATTAACCTCGCGAACGTGAAGTTCTTTGGTGAGGCCGAATTCTGGTTCGCCATGATCAAGGTGGTAGCGGTGGTCGGGATGATCGTGCTCGGCTGTTGGCTGCTGTTCAGCGGCGCGGGTGGGGAGCAGGCCACGGTCACTAACCTGTGGAGCCATGGCGGGTTCTTCCCTAACGGCATCATGGGCCTGGTGCTGGCGATGACTTTCATCATGTTCAGCTTTGGTGGGCTTGAAATGCTGGGCTTCACCGCTGCCGAGGCGGAGAACCCGAAGAAGGTAATTCCCAAAGCGATCAATCAGGTGATCTGGCGGATTCTTATCTTCTACATCGGTGCGCTGGTGGTGTTGCTGTCCCTGAGCCCTTGGGATTCCCTGCTGCAAAGCATCAGCAGTGCAGGGGACGACTACAGCGGCAGCCCGTTTGTGAAGATTTTCTCCCTGATCGGCCATGATGCCGCTGCGCACATCCTTAACTTCGTGGTGCTGATGGCGGCGCTGTCGGTCTACAACAGCGGTACCTATTGCAATGGCCGCATGTTGCTGGGGTTGGCTGAGCAGGGTGATGCGCCACGGGCACTGGCCAAGGTCGATAAGCGCGGTGTGCCGGTACGGGCATTGCTGGTATCGGCGTTGGTTACGGGCTTGGCGGTTGGGGTGAATTATCTGGTGCCAAAGAATGCGCTGGAACTGCTGATGTCGCTGGTGGTAGCAACCCTGGTGATCAACTGGGCAATGATCAGTTACTCGCACCTTAAGTTCCGCCAGCACCAAATCCGCACCGGGCAGCACAGCAGCTTTAAAGCATTGTTCTATCCCGTGGGGAACTACCTGGTGTTGGCATTTGTGCTGTTTATGCTGACAGTCATGCTGATGACGCCAGGTATCCGTGTTTCGGTCTTTGCTATCCCGGTATGGCTGATCGTGGTGGGTATTTTTTACTGGATCAAAGTCTCCAGAAGCACGGCTGGAGCTACGCGCAATGCGGCCGACTTTCAGACCAGCTGA
- a CDS encoding amino acid permease, with protein sequence MSDSLQAGSLKRGLKNRHIQLIALGGAIGTGLFLGSAGVLKSAGPSMILGYAIGGFIAFLIMRQLGEMIVEEPVAGSFSHFAHSYWGPLAGFMSGWNYWVLYVLVGMAELTAVGKYVQYWYPEIPTWATAAAFFVLINAINLTNVKAFGEAEFWFAIIKVVAIIGMIALGCYLLFSGAGGEEASVSNLWSHGGFFPNGVTGLVMVMAIIMFSFGGLELVGITAAEADQPKTVIPKAINQVVYRILIFYIGALAVLLSLHPWDSLVETLSAGGDAYSSSPFVQIFSLIGSDTAANILNFVVLTAALSVYNSCVYCTSRMMYGLADQGDAPRALAKVNKRGVPVLSIGVSALVTLLCVLVNYLAPKSALELLMALVVAALVINWAMISLAHIKFRKAMQAKGVDTQFKALWYPVSNYLCLAFVAFILGVMLLIPGINVSVYAIPVWLGLLWLCFTLKNKSSR encoded by the coding sequence ATGTCTGACTCGTTGCAGGCTGGCTCGCTCAAGCGCGGGCTAAAAAACCGTCATATCCAGCTTATTGCCCTCGGTGGCGCCATCGGTACTGGCCTGTTTCTAGGGTCGGCCGGTGTACTGAAATCCGCCGGGCCGTCGATGATCCTCGGCTATGCCATCGGTGGCTTCATCGCCTTCCTGATCATGCGTCAGCTCGGCGAAATGATTGTGGAAGAGCCCGTCGCAGGTTCTTTCAGTCACTTTGCTCATAGCTATTGGGGCCCGCTGGCTGGGTTTATGTCTGGCTGGAACTACTGGGTGCTGTATGTGCTGGTGGGGATGGCCGAGCTGACGGCGGTGGGCAAGTACGTGCAGTACTGGTATCCCGAGATACCGACGTGGGCCACGGCAGCGGCATTCTTTGTGCTGATCAATGCGATCAACCTGACCAACGTGAAGGCGTTTGGCGAAGCTGAGTTCTGGTTTGCCATTATCAAGGTGGTGGCGATCATTGGCATGATTGCTCTGGGTTGCTACCTGCTGTTCAGCGGTGCGGGTGGCGAGGAGGCTAGCGTCAGCAACCTGTGGAGCCACGGTGGGTTCTTCCCAAATGGTGTGACCGGGTTGGTAATGGTGATGGCTATCATCATGTTCAGTTTTGGTGGCCTTGAGCTGGTGGGAATTACTGCGGCTGAGGCTGATCAGCCTAAGACTGTCATTCCCAAGGCGATCAACCAGGTGGTGTACCGCATCCTGATTTTCTATATCGGTGCGCTGGCTGTGCTGCTGTCTCTGCATCCATGGGACAGTCTGGTGGAAACCCTGAGTGCCGGTGGCGATGCTTACAGCAGCAGCCCGTTTGTGCAGATTTTCTCACTGATCGGCAGCGATACAGCGGCGAACATCCTCAACTTTGTAGTGCTGACAGCGGCTTTGTCGGTCTACAACAGCTGCGTGTATTGCACCAGCCGCATGATGTACGGCCTGGCTGATCAGGGCGATGCGCCACGGGCGTTGGCAAAGGTCAACAAGCGGGGAGTACCGGTGCTGTCCATTGGCGTCTCGGCCTTGGTCACGCTGCTGTGTGTGCTGGTTAACTACTTGGCACCTAAATCTGCGCTGGAGCTGCTGATGGCGCTGGTGGTGGCGGCGTTGGTGATCAACTGGGCGATGATTAGCCTGGCACACATCAAGTTCCGTAAAGCCATGCAGGCCAAGGGCGTGGATACCCAGTTCAAGGCGTTGTGGTACCCGGTCAGCAACTATCTGTGCTTGGCATTTGTGGCGTTTATTCTGGGTGTGATGCTGCTGATCCCGGGCATTAATGTCTCGGTGTATGCGATCCCCGTATGGTTAGGGTTGTTGTGGTTGTGCTTCACCTTGAAGAACAAGTCATCACGCTGA
- a CDS encoding metal-dependent hydrolase — protein MDSITQAVLGASIQGALLGRWQGRKALLYGAMLGTLPDLDVVIDYGDAVADMTFHRGFSHSLFVLSGLALVMAWLFSRFRGSPGYSTQRLFWTIWLVLITHPILDSFTSYGTQLFWPLMPTPTAWSNIFIIDPLYSIPLLVAVLVGLLAGMGKTGVRLCTWALALSSVYMASTFAGKYMAEKQVNAELARQGIQAEAIFSTPTPFNTLLWRVVVMDGEDYHEALVSWFDNKPPKLERIPRGTSLAQPLAESPAYRRLVWFTDNLLRYDQVDDQLIVTDIRLGMTGYHPFRFAFATLEDGQWKLAEEVPQIAVDRGDYSRLKQLWQRIWDQDVDIPLRAWADELTRPTTAG, from the coding sequence ATGGATTCAATCACTCAGGCTGTTCTAGGCGCCTCGATTCAGGGTGCTTTGCTGGGTCGCTGGCAGGGACGTAAAGCACTGTTGTACGGCGCAATGCTCGGTACGCTGCCCGATCTGGACGTGGTTATTGATTACGGCGATGCAGTCGCTGACATGACCTTCCATCGTGGTTTCAGTCACTCTCTATTCGTCCTGTCTGGCCTTGCCCTTGTAATGGCATGGCTGTTCAGTCGTTTTCGCGGCTCGCCCGGCTACTCTACGCAGCGACTGTTCTGGACGATTTGGCTCGTGCTCATCACCCATCCGATTCTGGACAGTTTCACCAGCTACGGCACCCAACTGTTCTGGCCGCTGATGCCCACCCCGACGGCATGGTCCAACATCTTCATTATTGATCCCCTGTACAGCATCCCTCTCCTAGTGGCGGTACTTGTGGGGCTATTGGCTGGAATGGGGAAAACTGGAGTACGCCTTTGCACTTGGGCGCTCGCGCTGTCCTCGGTCTATATGGCCTCGACGTTCGCTGGCAAATACATGGCCGAGAAACAGGTGAATGCAGAACTGGCCCGCCAGGGTATTCAGGCTGAAGCCATTTTCAGCACCCCGACGCCATTCAACACCCTGCTTTGGCGCGTGGTTGTCATGGATGGTGAGGACTATCACGAGGCCCTGGTCAGCTGGTTTGATAACAAGCCACCGAAACTCGAACGCATTCCCCGTGGCACCTCACTGGCGCAGCCCTTAGCGGAATCACCTGCCTATCGTCGCTTAGTCTGGTTTACCGATAACCTGCTGCGCTATGACCAGGTTGACGATCAGTTGATCGTCACCGATATCCGCCTGGGCATGACCGGCTACCACCCGTTCCGCTTTGCCTTCGCCACGTTAGAGGATGGCCAGTGGAAACTTGCCGAAGAAGTTCCACAGATTGCCGTGGATCGTGGTGATTACAGCCGCCTCAAACAGCTGTGGCAGCGCATTTGGGATCAGGACGTGGATATTCCGCTACGGGCATGGGCGGATGAATTGACCAGACCTACCACAGCAGGCTGA
- the mapR gene encoding GntR family transcriptional regulator MpaR (MapR regulates genes involved in Pseudomonas quinolone signal (PQS) production and anthranilate metabolism), protein MKRYEKFADDIAELIRTGVLAAGERVPSVRHASRTYGVSPSTVFQAYYLLESRGLIVARERSGYFVREHAQQPLHEPEISSKQAQTSDVDVSELVFSVLGSLKDPDTVPFGSAFPSPDLFPLARLSRSMAHSLRDMQPQAVIADMTEGNPDLRRQIALRYMVSGVMLPLEELVITNGAMEALNLCLQCVTQPGDLVAIEAPAFYACLQVLERLKLKAVEIPVHPREGIDLDSLAESLQRLPIKACWFMSGLQNPLGATMSDDKKRALCELLQQHQVPMIEDDVYAELYFGNQPPKPVKSFDRDGLVMHCGSFSKCLAPGYRVGWVAAGRYAEQVTRLKLMTTISPSVPAQAAIADYLQHGGYDRHLRKLRHELEAQQASMLASAARHFPAQTKVTRPSGGYFLWFEFPEQVDSLKLFQLALAQGISLAPGPIFSATRRFGNCARLNSGHPWTAHSEQAMAVLGRILASF, encoded by the coding sequence ATGAAACGCTACGAAAAGTTTGCTGACGACATCGCCGAACTGATCCGCACCGGCGTACTGGCTGCTGGCGAGCGCGTGCCCTCTGTGCGTCACGCCAGCCGCACATATGGCGTCAGTCCATCCACGGTCTTCCAAGCCTATTACCTGTTGGAAAGCCGTGGCCTGATCGTGGCCCGCGAGCGCTCTGGCTACTTTGTCCGCGAACACGCGCAACAGCCGCTGCACGAGCCGGAAATCAGCAGCAAGCAAGCCCAGACCAGCGATGTGGACGTCAGCGAGCTGGTGTTCTCCGTGCTCGGCTCTCTTAAAGACCCGGATACCGTACCGTTCGGCTCGGCCTTCCCCAGCCCAGACCTATTCCCCCTCGCCCGCCTCAGCCGTTCAATGGCCCACAGCCTTCGGGACATGCAGCCACAGGCGGTCATCGCTGACATGACCGAGGGCAACCCGGACCTGCGCCGTCAGATTGCCCTGCGCTATATGGTCAGCGGAGTCATGCTGCCCCTTGAAGAGCTGGTGATCACCAACGGCGCCATGGAGGCACTTAACCTCTGCCTGCAATGCGTCACCCAACCTGGTGATCTGGTGGCTATTGAGGCCCCAGCCTTCTACGCCTGCCTGCAAGTGCTGGAACGCCTGAAACTGAAGGCCGTCGAAATTCCTGTTCACCCTCGCGAAGGGATTGATCTGGATAGCCTCGCCGAAAGCTTGCAGCGCCTGCCAATCAAAGCCTGCTGGTTTATGAGCGGCCTGCAAAATCCGCTGGGCGCGACCATGAGCGACGACAAAAAGCGCGCCCTGTGCGAGCTGCTGCAACAGCATCAGGTGCCGATGATTGAGGATGACGTCTACGCCGAGCTGTACTTTGGCAATCAGCCGCCCAAACCGGTGAAGAGCTTCGACCGCGACGGACTAGTGATGCACTGCGGGTCCTTTTCCAAATGCTTGGCGCCGGGTTACCGGGTGGGCTGGGTGGCAGCCGGACGCTACGCCGAGCAGGTCACACGCCTCAAGCTTATGACCACCATTTCACCCTCCGTACCGGCGCAAGCCGCCATTGCTGATTACCTGCAACACGGCGGCTATGATCGTCATCTGCGCAAGCTGCGCCACGAACTGGAAGCCCAGCAGGCCTCCATGCTCGCTTCAGCCGCGCGACACTTTCCTGCCCAAACCAAGGTAACCCGCCCTTCAGGGGGCTATTTCCTGTGGTTTGAGTTCCCGGAACAAGTGGATTCGCTCAAGCTGTTCCAACTGGCACTTGCACAAGGCATAAGCCTGGCGCCGGGGCCGATCTTCTCTGCCACCCGACGCTTTGGAAATTGCGCCCGCCTTAACTCCGGCCACCCTTGGACGGCCCACAGTGAACAGGCCATGGCAGTGCTGGGGCGCATCCTGGCTTCATTCTGA
- the ccoG gene encoding cytochrome c oxidase accessory protein CcoG yields MSERIPAKIVETIDPRHPIRLTPSQAGGHIHTRSFTGLFRNLRRYGAGALMLLYFGTVWLDWGDRQAVLWDLLGSQFHVFGTTFWPQDFILLSALLIICAFGLFFITKVAGRVWCGYSCPQSVWTWIFMWVEKVTEGERNQRIKLDEAPWSANKLMRRVSKHALWLGVSFITGLTFVGYFTPIKPLVSDMLSLQAGATSVFWIIFFTAATYMNAGFIREKVCVHMCPYSRFQSVMFDDSTLLVSYDSKRGESRGARKKGADYRAEGLGDCIDCTLCVQVCPTGIDIRDGLQIDCISCGACIDACDSVMDKMGYERGLVRYSSDLAMAGGKTNWLRPQLTGYAAMLLIMIGALIWALQARSLVSLDIHKDRSIYRENNLGQIENIYRLKIINKAQSTHHYVVTIKSDAQLQLSQQPVIQVAAGEMLDVPVSVALLTATAPSTSEKLTFELVAVDDDSIRVSAESTFVSPRNR; encoded by the coding sequence GTGAGCGAACGTATCCCGGCAAAGATCGTTGAAACCATCGACCCGCGCCATCCTATCCGCCTGACACCCTCGCAAGCGGGCGGTCATATCCATACCCGCAGCTTTACCGGCCTATTTCGCAACCTGCGCCGCTATGGCGCGGGCGCATTGATGCTGCTGTACTTCGGCACCGTCTGGCTGGATTGGGGCGATCGCCAGGCTGTGCTCTGGGACCTGCTGGGCAGCCAATTCCATGTATTCGGCACCACCTTCTGGCCGCAAGATTTCATCCTGCTGTCAGCACTCTTGATCATCTGCGCGTTCGGTTTGTTCTTTATCACCAAGGTCGCGGGTCGCGTCTGGTGCGGTTACAGCTGCCCGCAAAGTGTTTGGACCTGGATCTTTATGTGGGTCGAAAAAGTCACTGAGGGTGAGCGCAACCAACGTATCAAACTGGATGAGGCGCCTTGGTCTGCCAACAAGCTGATGCGCCGTGTCAGCAAGCATGCGCTGTGGCTAGGGGTCAGCTTTATAACGGGCCTGACCTTTGTCGGCTATTTCACCCCGATTAAACCGCTCGTTTCAGACATGCTGAGCTTGCAAGCCGGAGCAACCAGCGTCTTCTGGATCATTTTTTTCACCGCAGCCACCTACATGAACGCCGGATTTATCCGGGAAAAGGTCTGCGTGCATATGTGCCCATATTCCCGCTTCCAGAGCGTGATGTTTGACGACAGCACGCTGCTGGTGAGCTACGACAGTAAACGCGGTGAAAGCCGCGGTGCCCGCAAAAAAGGCGCGGATTACCGTGCTGAAGGCCTGGGCGACTGCATCGACTGCACCCTGTGCGTGCAAGTCTGCCCCACCGGCATCGACATCCGTGATGGTTTGCAGATCGACTGCATCAGCTGTGGCGCCTGTATCGACGCCTGCGACAGTGTGATGGACAAGATGGGCTATGAGCGCGGCTTGGTGCGCTACAGCTCGGACCTGGCCATGGCCGGTGGCAAAACCAACTGGCTGCGCCCGCAACTGACTGGGTATGCCGCCATGCTGCTGATCATGATTGGCGCATTGATCTGGGCCCTGCAAGCCCGCTCGCTGGTCTCGCTGGATATCCATAAAGACCGCAGCATTTACCGCGAAAATAACCTGGGGCAGATCGAGAACATCTATCGCCTGAAGATCATCAACAAAGCGCAGAGCACTCATCACTACGTGGTGACAATCAAGAGCGATGCCCAGCTTCAACTCAGCCAGCAGCCGGTCATTCAGGTTGCCGCCGGAGAGATGTTAGACGTGCCCGTCAGCGTTGCCTTGTTAACCGCTACAGCCCCCAGCACCTCAGAGAAACTGACCTTCGAGCTGGTTGCAGTGGACGACGACAGCATCCGCGTCAGCGCCGAAAGCACCTTCGTTTCACCCCGTAACCGCTGA
- the arfB gene encoding alternative ribosome rescue aminoacyl-tRNA hydrolase ArfB gives MLLISNSVHLPDDEIELTAIRAQGAGGQNVNKVSSAVHLRFDSQASSLPAFYKERLLEWRDSRITSDGVVIIKAQQYRTQEQNRADALERLVELILAAGKTEKKRRPTKPTLGSKKRRLDGKSKRGAIKAGRGKVDF, from the coding sequence ATGTTACTGATCTCCAATAGTGTTCATTTGCCGGATGATGAAATTGAGCTAACGGCGATCCGTGCCCAAGGGGCAGGTGGGCAGAACGTGAATAAGGTCAGCAGTGCAGTGCATTTGCGCTTTGACAGTCAGGCGTCATCCTTGCCTGCGTTTTACAAGGAGCGCCTGCTGGAGTGGCGGGATAGCCGGATTACCAGTGATGGTGTGGTCATCATTAAGGCGCAGCAGTATCGAACTCAGGAGCAGAATCGAGCGGATGCCCTGGAACGTTTGGTTGAGTTGATCCTGGCTGCGGGCAAAACTGAAAAAAAGCGCCGCCCCACCAAGCCTACGCTGGGCTCTAAAAAACGCCGTTTGGACGGCAAGAGCAAGCGCGGGGCTATCAAGGCAGGGCGGGGCAAGGTCGACTTTTAG
- a CDS encoding amino acid aminotransferase, with translation MHFQQIEKVPGDPIFGLQELYKNDPASSKMELALGVYKDEHGNTPVLDVVKRAEQHLLEHETSKSYIGSHGDPLFNQLITRLVLGDNNPLLDQRAAATQAPGGTGALRLAAEFIATCLPGRSIWISDPSWPIHQTLFAAAGVEVKHYPYIDSHNQVAVDTLLDTLNRATKGDVVLLHACCHNPSGFDLTDHDWQRVLDVIKSRDLLPLLDFAYQGFGDGLEQDASVVRLFAEQLPELLITHSCSKNFGLYRERTGALLVCAANSDHLQAIRSQLAVAARNLWSTPPSHGAAVVTHILGNDELRRQWTQELETMRQRIVRLRHGLVEALGSYGLAERFEHITRQRGIFSYTGLSIPQVKRLQEEFSIYMVGRGRANITGINSAHIDQLATAIAHVCK, from the coding sequence ATGCATTTTCAACAGATTGAAAAAGTACCCGGTGATCCTATTTTCGGACTGCAGGAGCTGTATAAGAACGATCCTGCCAGCAGCAAAATGGAACTGGCCCTTGGCGTCTATAAAGATGAGCACGGCAACACGCCCGTGCTTGACGTTGTGAAACGCGCCGAGCAGCACTTGCTGGAGCATGAAACCAGCAAAAGCTATATCGGTAGTCATGGCGATCCACTGTTCAACCAACTCATCACCCGATTGGTACTGGGCGACAACAACCCACTGCTCGACCAGCGCGCAGCCGCCACACAGGCGCCCGGAGGTACAGGTGCACTGAGGCTTGCTGCTGAGTTCATTGCCACATGCTTACCCGGACGCAGCATCTGGATCAGCGACCCCAGTTGGCCAATTCACCAAACGCTATTTGCTGCCGCGGGTGTAGAGGTCAAGCACTACCCCTACATTGACAGCCACAACCAAGTGGCCGTGGACACTCTGCTGGACACACTAAACCGCGCCACCAAAGGTGATGTGGTTCTGTTGCATGCCTGTTGCCACAACCCAAGCGGATTTGACCTGACCGATCACGATTGGCAACGGGTGTTGGATGTAATCAAAAGCCGTGACCTGTTGCCTCTTCTCGACTTTGCCTATCAAGGTTTTGGCGATGGCCTTGAACAGGATGCCTCCGTCGTGCGCTTGTTCGCTGAGCAATTGCCAGAATTACTGATCACTCATTCGTGCTCTAAGAACTTCGGGCTGTACCGCGAGCGCACAGGCGCACTGCTGGTATGCGCAGCAAACAGTGATCATCTGCAAGCCATTCGCAGCCAATTAGCCGTTGCTGCCCGTAACCTGTGGTCAACACCGCCGTCCCACGGCGCTGCGGTTGTCACTCACATTCTGGGTAATGACGAGCTGCGCCGACAGTGGACGCAGGAGTTGGAAACCATGCGTCAACGCATCGTCCGCCTTCGTCATGGACTGGTTGAGGCGCTGGGCAGTTATGGTTTGGCTGAGCGCTTCGAGCACATTACCCGGCAGCGCGGGATTTTCTCCTACACTGGCCTGAGCATCCCGCAAGTCAAACGCCTGCAAGAAGAGTTCAGCATTTATATGGTTGGACGAGGCCGGGCGAATATCACCGGCATTAACAGTGCGCACATTGATCAGTTGGCCACTGCAATTGCCCACGTCTGTAAATAG
- a CDS encoding 4a-hydroxytetrahydrobiopterin dehydratase, which produces MSLAQAQCEACRADAPKVSPEELAELIRHIPDWNIEVRDDHMELERVFLFRTFRHALAFTNAVAAIAEEVGHHPALLTEWGKVTVTWWSHEMRGLHRNDFIMAARTDELAAHAEGRK; this is translated from the coding sequence ATGAGCCTTGCCCAAGCACAATGTGAAGCCTGCCGAGCCGACGCCCCCAAAGTGTCACCTGAAGAACTGGCCGAACTGATCCGTCACATCCCCGACTGGAACATCGAAGTCCGTGACGATCACATGGAGCTTGAACGTGTTTTTCTGTTCAGGACCTTCCGCCACGCCCTTGCCTTTACCAATGCAGTTGCCGCCATCGCAGAAGAAGTGGGCCATCACCCAGCCCTGCTGACCGAATGGGGCAAGGTCACTGTTACCTGGTGGAGCCATGAAATGCGCGGCCTCCACCGCAACGACTTCATCATGGCCGCCCGTACCGATGAGCTGGCCGCACACGCAGAGGGTCGTAAATAA